From Chrysiogenia bacterium, one genomic window encodes:
- a CDS encoding diiron oxygenase, giving the protein MIRVQTAPEFSERLNRASINKRCYPWDKDVIDWSVPITDEYLYVPEEYSILYGTPAWDRLDFKAKSFVTRWEFTQLMRNAGAGEHLLNQAILAVLHHTDQYDPAWRFMLHEVAEECQHMAMFNHWTRLNADIKTKGLAGDKWGLIASMLTPFFATKAPVFFWMLTALFEVTGDDMARCQMKNAAGNLHPICQQMGRAHMIEEIRHIAFAQAWMENAIPKMSTFQRTLLSESAERITTQVLRIGFRLPYSSQIADHVSYAEFKAGIHSEHRRALFNRQITPTINDLKEVGVIRKSAIRAWEGKGLLQAAAC; this is encoded by the coding sequence ATGATCCGTGTGCAGACGGCCCCCGAGTTTTCCGAGCGCCTCAACCGCGCATCCATCAACAAACGCTGCTACCCCTGGGACAAGGATGTCATCGACTGGTCGGTGCCCATCACCGACGAGTACCTCTACGTGCCCGAGGAGTATTCAATCCTCTACGGCACGCCGGCGTGGGATCGGCTCGACTTCAAGGCGAAGAGCTTCGTCACCCGCTGGGAATTCACCCAGCTCATGCGCAACGCCGGCGCGGGCGAGCACCTGCTCAACCAGGCCATCCTCGCCGTGCTCCACCACACCGACCAGTACGACCCGGCCTGGCGCTTCATGCTCCACGAAGTGGCCGAAGAGTGCCAGCACATGGCCATGTTCAACCACTGGACGCGCCTCAACGCCGACATCAAGACCAAGGGCCTCGCAGGCGACAAGTGGGGCCTCATCGCCAGCATGCTCACGCCGTTCTTCGCCACCAAGGCGCCGGTGTTCTTCTGGATGCTCACCGCGCTCTTCGAAGTGACCGGCGACGACATGGCGCGCTGCCAGATGAAGAACGCCGCGGGCAACCTCCATCCCATCTGCCAGCAGATGGGCCGCGCCCACATGATCGAGGAAATCCGCCACATCGCCTTCGCGCAGGCGTGGATGGAAAACGCCATTCCGAAGATGAGCACATTCCAGCGCACGCTGCTGAGCGAGAGCGCCGAGCGCATTACTACCCAGGTGCTGCGCATCGGATTCCGGCTCCCCTACAGCAGCCAGATCGCAGATCACGTCAGCTATGCCGAATTCAAGGCCGGCATCCATAGCGAGCACCGCCGCGCCCTGTTCAACCGGCAGATCACGCCGACCATCAATGATCTCAAAGAAGTCGGCGTCATTCGAAAGAGTGCAATTCGCGCCTGGGAAGGCAAAGGCCTTCTCCAGGCGGCTGCGTGCTAG